In the Rutidosis leptorrhynchoides isolate AG116_Rl617_1_P2 unplaced genomic scaffold, CSIRO_AGI_Rlap_v1 contig500, whole genome shotgun sequence genome, one interval contains:
- the LOC139884099 gene encoding ras-related protein RABF2b isoform X2, which translates to MATTGNKNINAKLVLLGDVGAGKSSLVLRFVKGQFTEFQESTIGAAFFSQTLAVNDATVKFEIWDTAGQERYHSLAPMYYRGAAAAIIVFDISNQASFDRAKKWVQELQAQGNPNMVMALAGNKADLLDARKVTAEATQVYAQENGLFFMETSAKTAANVNEIFHEIAKRLPRVQPVQNPAGMVLMDRPAERTATASCCS; encoded by the exons ATGGCCACAACTGGAAACAAGAACATCAACGCCAAATTG GTGCTCCTTGGAGACGTTGGAGCTGGAAAATCAAGTCTTGTACTACGTTTCGTTAAAGGGCAATTTACTGAATTCCAG GAATCAACAATAGGAGCCGCTTTCTTCTCACAAACGTTGGCCGTGAACGATGCTACTGTAAAATTTGAGATTTGGGATACTGCTGGTCAGGAGAGATATCACAGCTTAGCACCAATGTACTACAGGGGAGCTGCAGCCGCAATTATTGTCTTTGACATATCAAATCAA GCATCTTTTGATCGGGCAAAGAAGTGGGTTCAAGAACTTCAAGCACAAG GCAATCCCAACATGGTCATGGCACTGGCTGGGAACAAAGCTGACTTGTTAGATGCAAGGAAGGTGACAGCTGAGGCAA CACAAGTATATGCTCAAGAGAACGGTCTTTTCTTTATGGAGACTTCTGCAAAAACGGCTGCTAATGTCAATGAAATCTTCCATGAAATAG CGAAGAGACTGCCTCGAGTGCAACCTGTGCAGAATCCGGCTGGAATGGTTCTTATGGACAGACCAGCAGAACGGACGGCGACAGCATCTTGCTGCTCTTAA
- the LOC139884106 gene encoding uncharacterized protein produces MATQQIANNREGAEVYNGASVCVQKVHELLTKSKLPKGLLSIKEITEFGYNQKTGFFWIKQAKKSDHKFRALNKNAQYETEVVGFIEEGKMTNISGFKVKAMMVWFAVTDISIDEKDSEKLSFLSAGIAKSFPASAFELQE; encoded by the coding sequence ATGGCAACTCAACAGATTGCAAACAACAGAGAAGGTGCTGAGGTGTACAATGGAGCTTCTGTTTGCGTCCAAAAGGTTCACGAACTCCTCACAAAGTCCAAACTCCCAAAAGGGCTTCTATCCATTAAAGAAATAACTGAGTTTGGCTACAACCAAAAAACAGGTTTCTTCTGGATCAAGCAAGCCAAGAAGAGCGACCATAAGTTCCGTGCACTAAACAAGAATGCTCAATATGAAACTGAGGTCGTTGGGTTTATCGAGGAAGGAAAGATGACCAATATATCCGGATTCAAAGTGAAGGCAATGATGGTGTGGTTCGCGGTTACTGATATTAGTATCGACGAGAAAGATTCTGAGAAGCTCAGTTTCCTCAGTGCTGGAATTGCTAAGAGTTTTCCTGCTTCTGCATTTGAGCTTCAGGAATGA
- the LOC139884105 gene encoding uncharacterized protein translates to MASQLIAKNKSGAEIYNGASDCTQKVHELLTKSKLPKGLLAVKEITEFGYNPTTEEEKMTKISGFKVKAMMVWFSVTDISTDEKDSEKLSFLNAGIAKSFPTSAFELQESMKFYI, encoded by the exons ATGGCAAGCCAATTGATTGCAAAGAACAAAAGTGGTGCAGAGATATACAATGGAGCTTCTGATTGCACTCAAAAGGTTCATGAACTCCTCACAAAGTCTAAGCTTCCAAAAGGGCTCTTAGCCGTGAAAGAAATAACCGAGTTTGGTTACAATCCCACGACAG AAGAAGAAAAGATGACCAAAATATCCGGATTCAAAGTGAAAGCAATGATGGTGTGGTTCTCAGTTACTGATATTAGCACAGACGAGAAGGATTCTGAGAAACTCAGTTTCCTCAATGCTGGAATTGCTAAGAGCTTTCCTACTTCTGCTTTTGAGCTTCAGGAATCAATGAAGTTCTACATATAG
- the LOC139884099 gene encoding ras-related protein RABF2b isoform X1: MATTGNKNINAKLVLLGDVGAGKSSLVLRFVKGQFTEFQESTIGAAFFSQTLAVNDATVKFEIWDTAGQERYHSLAPMYYRGAAAAIIVFDISNQASFDRAKKWVQELQAQGNPNMVMALAGNKADLLDARKVTAEEAQVYAQENGLFFMETSAKTAANVNEIFHEIAKRLPRVQPVQNPAGMVLMDRPAERTATASCCS, from the exons ATGGCCACAACTGGAAACAAGAACATCAACGCCAAATTG GTGCTCCTTGGAGACGTTGGAGCTGGAAAATCAAGTCTTGTACTACGTTTCGTTAAAGGGCAATTTACTGAATTCCAG GAATCAACAATAGGAGCCGCTTTCTTCTCACAAACGTTGGCCGTGAACGATGCTACTGTAAAATTTGAGATTTGGGATACTGCTGGTCAGGAGAGATATCACAGCTTAGCACCAATGTACTACAGGGGAGCTGCAGCCGCAATTATTGTCTTTGACATATCAAATCAA GCATCTTTTGATCGGGCAAAGAAGTGGGTTCAAGAACTTCAAGCACAAG GCAATCCCAACATGGTCATGGCACTGGCTGGGAACAAAGCTGACTTGTTAGATGCAAGGAAGGTGACAGCTGAG GAAGCACAAGTATATGCTCAAGAGAACGGTCTTTTCTTTATGGAGACTTCTGCAAAAACGGCTGCTAATGTCAATGAAATCTTCCATGAAATAG CGAAGAGACTGCCTCGAGTGCAACCTGTGCAGAATCCGGCTGGAATGGTTCTTATGGACAGACCAGCAGAACGGACGGCGACAGCATCTTGCTGCTCTTAA
- the LOC139884107 gene encoding uncharacterized protein, whose product MGQRLDVQWSIYLHPKGSRTPITKSKLPNGLLAIKEITEFGYNQKTGFFWIKQAKKSDHKFRALNKNAQYETEVVGFIEEGKMNTISGFKVKAMTVWFAVTDICIDQKDPEKLSFSVLELPRVSLLLHLSFRINETSPNT is encoded by the exons ATGGGTCAAAGACTCG ATGTACAATGGAGCATCTATTTGCACCCAAAAGGTTCACGAACTCCGATCACTAAGTCCAAACTCCCAAACGGGCTTCTAGCCATTAAGGAAATTACTGAGTTTGGGTACAACCAAAAAACAGGTTTCTTCTGGATCAAGCAAGCCAAGAAGAGTGACCATAAGTTCCGTGCACTAAACAAGAATGCGCAATATGAAACCGAGGTTGTTGGGTTTATAGAAGAAGGTAAGATGAACACAATTAGTGGATTCAAAGTGAAGGCAATGACGGTGTGGTTTGCGGTTACTGATATTTGTATCGACCAGAAAGATCCTGAGAAACTCAGTTTCTCAGTGTTGGAATTGCCAAGAGTTTCCCTGCTTCTGCATTTGAGCTTCAGGATTAATGAAACAAGCCCAAATACCTGA